Within Pseudomonas cichorii, the genomic segment CGGCCAGTATCGCGAGGATGATCAACAGACGCTTTTTGCGCAGCGGGTTCACTTCTTGCTCTCCCAGCGCAGACGACGCGCCTCTTGTTGCAGGTAGCGCCGACGCGCCAGTAATGGCAGCGCCACGTTGAGAATCAGCACGAACAGGCAGATCCCGTAAGCCGACCAGACGAACAGGCCATGACGGCCCATGGCCAGAAAATCAGCGAATGACTCGAAACTCACTGTGCGCCTCCGCTGTTTGAAGAGGTCGGACTCTGACCCAGGCTGTTGAGGATTTCGGCTTTCACCCAACTGGTCCGCGACTCGCGCTTGAGCACTTCAAGGCGCATGCGCACCAGCAGGACCGCACCGAAGAAGCAGTAGAAGCCCAATGTCGTGAACAGCAGCGGCAGCCACATTTCAGCGGGCATTGCCGGTTTTTCCGTCAGGGTGAAAGTCGCGCCCTGATGCAGGGTATTCCACCACTCCACCGAGTACTTGATGATCGGAATGTTCACGACCCCGACGATGGCGAGCACCGCACAGGCTTTGGCGGCACTGTCGCGGTTGGTGATGGCGTTGCCCAGAGCGATCAGCCCGAAGTACAGGAACAGCAGAATCAGCATGGACGTCAGGCGTGCATCCCACACCCACCATGAACCCCAGGTCGGCTTGCCCCAGATGGCTCCGGTGACCAGCGCCACGGCCGTCATCCAGGCGCCGATGGGCGCCGCGCTCTGCAATGCGACATCGGCCAGCTTCATCTTCCAGACCAGACCGACCACGCCACAGACTGCCAGCATCACGTAACAGGACTGGGCCAGCATGGCAGAGGGAACGT encodes:
- the ccmD gene encoding heme exporter protein CcmD, coding for MSFESFADFLAMGRHGLFVWSAYGICLFVLILNVALPLLARRRYLQQEARRLRWESKK
- a CDS encoding heme ABC transporter permease, with protein sequence MKNSISWAWFHKLGSPKWFYGISGRMLPWLSIAAVLLIGTGTVWGLAFAPPDYQQGNSFRIIYIHVPSAMLAQSCYVMLAVCGVVGLVWKMKLADVALQSAAPIGAWMTAVALVTGAIWGKPTWGSWWVWDARLTSMLILLFLYFGLIALGNAITNRDSAAKACAVLAIVGVVNIPIIKYSVEWWNTLHQGATFTLTEKPAMPAEMWLPLLFTTLGFYCFFGAVLLVRMRLEVLKRESRTSWVKAEILNSLGQSPTSSNSGGAQ